From the Anopheles coustani chromosome X, idAnoCousDA_361_x.2, whole genome shotgun sequence genome, one window contains:
- the LOC131269672 gene encoding caspase Dronc-like isoform X3 — translation MKSRNRGVAFIVNVITFVKDVHGKRNGADIDGQNLISLFQQLGFVVFYYENITMGDLKELFAKLKESDYLSCDCFAFYILSHGDHKKGSDFIYLHDNSILRVEDILTEFNTVNCTKLIRKPKLFFISICRGEQSDLGSFRLSTNTERDGMIDPRKQLPSNIATFCDMLVCYATVPGFAAHRDPSTGSWFVESMCRVWAEHAHDTDVEILMKLVGENAATYRTETAALQTICTEQRGFFKQLFLNPGYYERPEDTTA, via the exons ATGAAAAGCCGTAATAGAGGCGTTGCATTTATTGTAAATGTAATAACCTTCGTAAAGGACGTCcatggaaaaagaaatggagcTGATATCGATGGACAAAACTTAATTTCGCTGTTCCAGCAACTAGGATTTGTAgtattttactatgaaaacaTTACCATGGGG GACTTGAAAGAATTATTTGCAAAACTGAAAGAGTCGGATTATTTATCATGCGACTGTTTTGCATTCTACATTCTTTCCCATGGCGACCATAAGAAAGGCagcgattttatttatttacatgaTAATTCAATCCTCCGGGTTGAGGACATATTGACTGAATTTAACACAGTGAATTGTACTAAACTGATTCGTAAGCCAAAACTCTTCTTCATATCCATATGTCG TGGAGAGCAGTCGGACCTTGGTTCGTTCCGCCTGTCAACCAATACTGAACGCGATGGCATGATAGATCCACGAAAACAATTGCCATCGAATATCGCTACGTTCTGCGATATGCTGGTATGCTATGCTACGGTACCAGGTTTTGCTGCTCACCGTGACCCGAGCACTGGATCATGGTTCGTTGAAAGCATGTGCCGAGTATGGGCAGAACATGCGCACGATACGGATGTAGAGATTTTGATGAAGTTGGTGGGAGAAAATGCCGCCACATATCGAACTGAAACGGCGGCACTACAAACTATATGCACTGAGCAAAgaggattttttaaacaactttttttaaacccGGGCTACTATGAACGACCCGAAGATACAACGGCCTGA
- the LOC131269693 gene encoding calcium-binding mitochondrial carrier protein Aralar1 isoform X1 encodes MKLESRQITENPMHIKRASTEKLREIFSKYATQQINGEPHMTSADFVRSFLGQSYNEESIKLIAGIADTSKDGLISFAEFQAFEGLLCTPDALYKTAFQLFDRNGNGSVTYSEFVDVFKKTDLHAKIPSKLDGPFIQLYFGKDRQRVINYVEFSQFLHDFHEECAMEAFRLKDTSGSGFISALDFQDIMVNVKKHLLTSEVRDNLIAVTEGHRVSFPYFMAFNSLLNNMELIKRIYLNATGGNRLEPITKDELLHSAQTMSQITPLEIDILYQLTGVIHQTGTSIWRRHSKAVEMNRRIVYNDLSNIAPEHYIKNITHRLAEIKAVESPADRSIMIQMLESTYRFTLGSVAGAVGATAVYPIDLVKTRMQNQRTGSFIGEVAYRNSWDCCKKVIRHEGFLGLYRGLVPQLMGVAPEKAIKLTVNDLVRDKLTDKQGNIPQWAEVLAGACAGGSQVIFTNPLEIVKIRLQVAGEIAGGAKVRALSVVRELGLFGLYKGARACLLRDVPFSAIYFPMYAHTKAAFADDEGYNHPLTLLAAGAIAGIPAASLVTPADVIKTRLQVVARTGQTTYTGVMDAARKIMAEEGPRAFWKGTVARVFRSSPQFGVTLVTYELLQRMLYVDFGGSRPAGSDVAKSKVDMAQANPDHIGGYQAALPMLNGIETKFGLSLPRFGTNAVLNRQAS; translated from the exons ATGAAGCTAGAATCACGACAAATTACCGAG AATCCGATGCACATAAAGCGGGCTTCCACGGAAAAGCTGCGGGAGATCTTTAGCAAATATGCGACACAACAGATCAACGGCGAACCGCACATGACTAGCGCGGACTTCGTACGGAGCTTCCTGGGGCAGTCGTACAATGAG GAATCGATCAAACTGATCGCCGGCATTGCCGACACCAGCAAGGACGGGCTCATCTCGTTCGCCGAGTTTCAGGCGTTCGAGGGGCTGCTCTGCACGCCGGACGCCCTGTACAAAACCGCCTTCCAGCTGTTCGACCGTAACGGGAACGGCTCGGTCACGTACAGTGAGTTTGTcgatgttttcaaaaagaCAGATCTGCACGCTAAAATCCCGTCCAAACTGGACGGCCCTTTCATACAGCTCTACTTCGGCAAGGACCGGCAGCGTGTGATCAATTACGTCGAGTTCAGTCAGTTTTTGCATGACTTCCACGAGGAGTGTGCGATGGAGGCGTTCCGCTTGAAGGACACCTCCGGCTCCGGGTTTATCTCGGCGCTCGACTTTCAGGACATTATGGTGAACGTGAAGAAGCACCTGCTGACCAGCGAGGTCCGGGATAACTTGATCGCG GTGACCGAGGGACATAGAGTGAGCTTTCCCTATTTTATGGCATTTAATTCGCTGCTCAATAACATGGAGCTGATCAAGCGCATTTACCTGAACGCGACTGGCGGCAACCGACTGGAGCCGATCACCAAGGACGAGCTGCTGCATTCCGCGCAAACGATGAGCCAAATCACGCCGCTGGAAATCGACATCCTCTACCAGCTGACCGGGGTCATCCACCAGACCGG AACATCAATTTGGCGGAGGCATAGCAAAGCGGTAGAGATGAATAG ACGGATCGTGTACAACGATCTGAGCAACATTGCACCGGAACACTACATAAAAAACATAACCCATCGACTAGCGGAAATCAAGGCCGTCGAGTCGCcagccgatcgatcgatcatgaTACAGATGCTGGAGAGCACGTACCGATTTACGCTTGGTTCCGTTGCCGGCG CTGTCGGGGCAACGGCCGTGTATCCGATCGATCTTGTAAAAACCCGCATGCAAAACCAGCGTACCGGCTCGTTCATTGGTGAGGTGGCCTACCGGAACTCGTGGGATTGCTGCAAGAAG GTCATACGCCATGAAGGGTTCCTGGGGCTGTACCGCGGACTGGTTCCGCAGCTGATGGGTGTTGCCCCGGAGAAGGCCATCAAGCTGACAGTGAACGATTTAGTGCGCGACAAGCTCACGGACAAACAGGGCAACATTCCGCAATGGGCCGAAGTGCTGGCAGGCGCTTGC GCCGGCGGATCGCAAGTAATCTTCACAAATCCGCTGGAGATAGTAAAAATCCGACTGCAGGTTGCCGGTGAGATTGCGGGTGGTGCGAAGGTCCGCGCGCTGAGCGTCGTCCGCGAGCTCGGCCTGTTCGGGCTGTACAAAGGAGCTCGGGCGTGCTTGCTACGTGACGTCCCGTTTTCCGCCATCTACTTCCCGATGTACGCGCACACGAAAGCCGCGTTCGCCGACGATGAGGGCTATAACCATCCGTTGACGCTGCTCGCGGCAGGAGCTATCGCCGGAATACCGGCAGCGTCGCTCGTTACCCCCGCGGACGTTATCAAGACGAGACTGCAGGTGGTCGCGCGCACTGGCCAGACGACCTACACCGGCGTGATGGATGCGGCGCGCAAGATCATGGCCGAGGAGGGACCGCGTGCCTTCTGGAAGGGAACCGTTG CGCGCGTGTTCCGGTCGTCACCGCAGTTTGGCGTGACGCTAGTTACGTACGAGCTGCTGCAGCGCATGCTGTACGTGGACTTTGGTGGATCTCGCCCAGCTGGTTCGGACGTGGCTAAATCGAAGGTCGATATGGCGCAGGCCAATCCGGACCACATCGGAGGTTACCAGGCGGCCCTGCCTATGCTGAACGGTATAGAGACAAAGTTCGGGCTCAGCCTGCCGCGCTTCGGCACCAACGCAGTCCTGAACCGCCAAGCTTCCTGA
- the LOC131269693 gene encoding calcium-binding mitochondrial carrier protein Aralar1 isoform X2, translating to MKLESRQITENPMHIKRASTEKLREIFSKYATQQINGEPHMTSADFVRSFLGQSYNEESIKLIAGIADTSKDGLISFAEFQAFEGLLCTPDALYKTAFQLFDRNGNGSVTYSEFVDVFKKTDLHAKIPSKLDGPFIQLYFGKDRQRVINYVEFSQFLHDFHEECAMEAFRLKDTSGSGFISALDFQDIMVNVKKHLLTSEVRDNLIAVTEGHRVSFPYFMAFNSLLNNMELIKRIYLNATGGNRLEPITKDELLHSAQTMSQITPLEIDILYQLTGVIHQTGRIVYNDLSNIAPEHYIKNITHRLAEIKAVESPADRSIMIQMLESTYRFTLGSVAGAVGATAVYPIDLVKTRMQNQRTGSFIGEVAYRNSWDCCKKVIRHEGFLGLYRGLVPQLMGVAPEKAIKLTVNDLVRDKLTDKQGNIPQWAEVLAGACAGGSQVIFTNPLEIVKIRLQVAGEIAGGAKVRALSVVRELGLFGLYKGARACLLRDVPFSAIYFPMYAHTKAAFADDEGYNHPLTLLAAGAIAGIPAASLVTPADVIKTRLQVVARTGQTTYTGVMDAARKIMAEEGPRAFWKGTVARVFRSSPQFGVTLVTYELLQRMLYVDFGGSRPAGSDVAKSKVDMAQANPDHIGGYQAALPMLNGIETKFGLSLPRFGTNAVLNRQAS from the exons ATGAAGCTAGAATCACGACAAATTACCGAG AATCCGATGCACATAAAGCGGGCTTCCACGGAAAAGCTGCGGGAGATCTTTAGCAAATATGCGACACAACAGATCAACGGCGAACCGCACATGACTAGCGCGGACTTCGTACGGAGCTTCCTGGGGCAGTCGTACAATGAG GAATCGATCAAACTGATCGCCGGCATTGCCGACACCAGCAAGGACGGGCTCATCTCGTTCGCCGAGTTTCAGGCGTTCGAGGGGCTGCTCTGCACGCCGGACGCCCTGTACAAAACCGCCTTCCAGCTGTTCGACCGTAACGGGAACGGCTCGGTCACGTACAGTGAGTTTGTcgatgttttcaaaaagaCAGATCTGCACGCTAAAATCCCGTCCAAACTGGACGGCCCTTTCATACAGCTCTACTTCGGCAAGGACCGGCAGCGTGTGATCAATTACGTCGAGTTCAGTCAGTTTTTGCATGACTTCCACGAGGAGTGTGCGATGGAGGCGTTCCGCTTGAAGGACACCTCCGGCTCCGGGTTTATCTCGGCGCTCGACTTTCAGGACATTATGGTGAACGTGAAGAAGCACCTGCTGACCAGCGAGGTCCGGGATAACTTGATCGCG GTGACCGAGGGACATAGAGTGAGCTTTCCCTATTTTATGGCATTTAATTCGCTGCTCAATAACATGGAGCTGATCAAGCGCATTTACCTGAACGCGACTGGCGGCAACCGACTGGAGCCGATCACCAAGGACGAGCTGCTGCATTCCGCGCAAACGATGAGCCAAATCACGCCGCTGGAAATCGACATCCTCTACCAGCTGACCGGGGTCATCCACCAGACCGG ACGGATCGTGTACAACGATCTGAGCAACATTGCACCGGAACACTACATAAAAAACATAACCCATCGACTAGCGGAAATCAAGGCCGTCGAGTCGCcagccgatcgatcgatcatgaTACAGATGCTGGAGAGCACGTACCGATTTACGCTTGGTTCCGTTGCCGGCG CTGTCGGGGCAACGGCCGTGTATCCGATCGATCTTGTAAAAACCCGCATGCAAAACCAGCGTACCGGCTCGTTCATTGGTGAGGTGGCCTACCGGAACTCGTGGGATTGCTGCAAGAAG GTCATACGCCATGAAGGGTTCCTGGGGCTGTACCGCGGACTGGTTCCGCAGCTGATGGGTGTTGCCCCGGAGAAGGCCATCAAGCTGACAGTGAACGATTTAGTGCGCGACAAGCTCACGGACAAACAGGGCAACATTCCGCAATGGGCCGAAGTGCTGGCAGGCGCTTGC GCCGGCGGATCGCAAGTAATCTTCACAAATCCGCTGGAGATAGTAAAAATCCGACTGCAGGTTGCCGGTGAGATTGCGGGTGGTGCGAAGGTCCGCGCGCTGAGCGTCGTCCGCGAGCTCGGCCTGTTCGGGCTGTACAAAGGAGCTCGGGCGTGCTTGCTACGTGACGTCCCGTTTTCCGCCATCTACTTCCCGATGTACGCGCACACGAAAGCCGCGTTCGCCGACGATGAGGGCTATAACCATCCGTTGACGCTGCTCGCGGCAGGAGCTATCGCCGGAATACCGGCAGCGTCGCTCGTTACCCCCGCGGACGTTATCAAGACGAGACTGCAGGTGGTCGCGCGCACTGGCCAGACGACCTACACCGGCGTGATGGATGCGGCGCGCAAGATCATGGCCGAGGAGGGACCGCGTGCCTTCTGGAAGGGAACCGTTG CGCGCGTGTTCCGGTCGTCACCGCAGTTTGGCGTGACGCTAGTTACGTACGAGCTGCTGCAGCGCATGCTGTACGTGGACTTTGGTGGATCTCGCCCAGCTGGTTCGGACGTGGCTAAATCGAAGGTCGATATGGCGCAGGCCAATCCGGACCACATCGGAGGTTACCAGGCGGCCCTGCCTATGCTGAACGGTATAGAGACAAAGTTCGGGCTCAGCCTGCCGCGCTTCGGCACCAACGCAGTCCTGAACCGCCAAGCTTCCTGA
- the LOC131269672 gene encoding caspase Dronc-like isoform X2, which produces MNNLHRQRIFNSMDKLIHYTNYTTLRNECIQRDMLSLDMVLRIESLAADETTRHKLMFEKITRRGPKAFNTLLDICQRNFPKAYAELNPSSNDQQMHSTLNPQRIRSVSCNVAPKPFLIRGALEIVDGKNYNFAAESVPEESKCTLQVHEDILPSFSVTLSSGPTTTHPKVPAYPMKSRNRGVAFIVNVITFVKDVHGKRNGADIDGQNLISLFQQLGFVVFYYENITMGDLKELFAKLKESDYLSCDCFAFYILSHGDHKKGSDFIYLHDNSILRVEDILTEFNTVNCTKLIRKPKLFFISICRGEQSDLGSFRLSTNTERDGMIDPRKQLPSNIATFCDMLVCYATVPGFAAHRDPSTGSWFVESMCRVWAEHAHDTDVEILMKLVGENAATYRTETAALQTICTEQRGFFKQLFLNPGYYERPEDTTA; this is translated from the exons ATGAATAATTTACATCGACAAAGAATTTTCAATTCCATGGACAAACTTATCCATTACACCAACTATACGACTTTGCGTAATGAGTGCATCCAACGGGATATGCTTTCGCTGGACATGGTTCTCCGGATTGAG AGCTTAGCGGCGGACGAGACGACCAGGCATAAACTAATGTTTGAGAAGATCACTAGACGTGGTCCCAAGGCTTTCAATACACTACTCGATATTTGCCAACGCAATTTTCCCAAAGCATACGCCGAATTGAACCCCTCTTCAAACGATCAACAAATGCATTCTACGTTAAACCCACAACGTATCCGGTCAGTCAGTTGCAATGTTGCCCCTAAACCTTTCTTGATTCGCGGTGCACTCGAAATAGTGGACGGAAAAAATTATAACTTCGCAGCTGAATCAGTCCCCGAAGAGAGTAAATGTACGCTTCAAGTCCATGAAGATATTCTGCCTTCATTTTCAGTAACGCTGTCAAGTGGTCCGACGACGACACACCCGAAAGTTCCAGCATACCCGATGAAAAGCCGTAATAGAGGCGTTGCATTTATTGTAAATGTAATAACCTTCGTAAAGGACGTCcatggaaaaagaaatggagcTGATATCGATGGACAAAACTTAATTTCGCTGTTCCAGCAACTAGGATTTGTAgtattttactatgaaaacaTTACCATGGGG GACTTGAAAGAATTATTTGCAAAACTGAAAGAGTCGGATTATTTATCATGCGACTGTTTTGCATTCTACATTCTTTCCCATGGCGACCATAAGAAAGGCagcgattttatttatttacatgaTAATTCAATCCTCCGGGTTGAGGACATATTGACTGAATTTAACACAGTGAATTGTACTAAACTGATTCGTAAGCCAAAACTCTTCTTCATATCCATATGTCG TGGAGAGCAGTCGGACCTTGGTTCGTTCCGCCTGTCAACCAATACTGAACGCGATGGCATGATAGATCCACGAAAACAATTGCCATCGAATATCGCTACGTTCTGCGATATGCTGGTATGCTATGCTACGGTACCAGGTTTTGCTGCTCACCGTGACCCGAGCACTGGATCATGGTTCGTTGAAAGCATGTGCCGAGTATGGGCAGAACATGCGCACGATACGGATGTAGAGATTTTGATGAAGTTGGTGGGAGAAAATGCCGCCACATATCGAACTGAAACGGCGGCACTACAAACTATATGCACTGAGCAAAgaggattttttaaacaactttttttaaacccGGGCTACTATGAACGACCCGAAGATACAACGGCCTGA
- the LOC131268745 gene encoding STAM-binding protein, which translates to MAEKQWNTVQMGAIEPHQRLQKLIADSQRVSIDPTMPINRYYRSGNQIVETADRSLREGNFEKAFTFYLRFVTIFVELILDHPGYKSVLPGDKQQTKDKIKKILPRAEEIRKKLLAKYTTEYEIYLKQIKLQAERDEQDRKQASTSNPVEPATVSPAAPAAPTPSAPSQVSLISDEDAKLMDKVMYPSDFLSDRNHASGLPGTGLLLPGADKRFDRSLKPQPVPPMVPAMTGFRSIVVPTNTMMKFLEQAAQNTTANLETCAILAGSLAQAKFTITHVIFPKQCGTADSCNTMNEEEIAVVQDRHNLITLGWIHTHPSQTAFLSSVDLHTHCSYQLMLEEAIAIVCSPKYQETGFFNLTPFGMDSISQCRQTGFHPHSSGQPLFSEAQHIVLSDAVAVKVIDLR; encoded by the exons ATGGCAGAAAAGCAGTGGAATACCGTGCAAATGGGAGCTATTGAGCCGCATCAACGCCTGCAGAAGCTGATTGCGGACAGTCAGCGCGTCTCAATTGATCCGACGATGCCTATAAATCGCTACTATCGCTCGGGGAATCAAATAGTGGAAACGGCCGATAGATCTCTGAGAGAGGGAAACTTTGAAAAGGCTTTCACCTTCTATTTGCGCTTTGTAACGATCTTCGTGGAACTTATTCTGGACCATCCCGGTTACAAATCTGTGCTGCCGGGCGATAAACAGCAAACAAAGGacaaaatcaagaaaattCTTCCGCGGGCTGAAGAAATCAGAAAAAAACTGTTGGCAAAATACACGACCGAGTACGAGATTTACTTGAAACAGATCAAGCTGCAAGCAGAGCGCGATGAGCAGGATCGCAAACAAGCGTCGACCTCGAACCCGGTGGAGCCAGCCACTGTATCACCCGCTGCCCCAGCAGCCCCGACACCTAGCGCACCAAGCCAAGTGTCATTGATAAGCGACGAGGATGCAAAACTCATGGATAAAGTTATGTACCCGAGCGATTTCCTGTCGGATAGAAATCATGCGAGTGGACTGCCCGGCACCGGACTGTTGCTACCTGGTGCGGACAAACGGTTCGATCGCTCGCTGAAACCGCAACCGGTGCCACCGATGGTCCCTGCCATGACCGGGTTTCGTTCGATTGTCGTGCCTACTAACACGATGATGAAATTTCTGGAGCAAGCTGCACAAAACACCACAGCAAATTTGGAAACGTGTGCAATTTTGGCCGGAAGCTTAGCGCAGGCCAAGTTCACTATCACGCATGTGATATTTCCGAAACAGTGTGGCACGGCGGACAGCTGTAATACGATGAATGAGGAGGAAATTGCCGTTGTACAAGATCGACACAACCTTATTACGCTAGGGTGGATTCAT ACGCACCCATCGCAGACGGCATTTCTTTCGTCGGTAGACCTACATACTCACTGTTCTTACCAGCTTATGCTGGAAGAGGCCATTGCGATTGTCTGCTCGCCAAAGTATCAAGA AACTGGATTTTTTAATCTCACCCCGTTCGGAATGGACTCAATCTCTCAGTGCCGTCAGACCGGCTTTCATCCGCATTCTTCAGGTCAACCATTATTTTCG GAAGCCCAGCACATCGTACTGAGCGATGCGGTGGCCGTTAAAGTGATTGATCTGCGATAA
- the LOC131269672 gene encoding uncharacterized protein LOC131269672 isoform X4: MQRELTQRTECSNCALKGPKGCKMNNLHRQRIFNSMDKLIHYTNYTTLRNECIQRDMLSLDMVLRIESLAADETTRHKLMFEKITRRGPKAFNTLLDICQRNFPKAYAELNPSSNDQQMHSTLNPQRIRNAVKWSDDDTPESSSIPDEKP; this comes from the exons ATGCAGCGAGAGCTTACACAGCGTACCGAGTGTAGCAATTGTGCATTGAAGGGTCCTAAAGGTTGCAAGATGAATAATTTACATCGACAAAGAATTTTCAATTCCATGGACAAACTTATCCATTACACCAACTATACGACTTTGCGTAATGAGTGCATCCAACGGGATATGCTTTCGCTGGACATGGTTCTCCGGATTGAG AGCTTAGCGGCGGACGAGACGACCAGGCATAAACTAATGTTTGAGAAGATCACTAGACGTGGTCCCAAGGCTTTCAATACACTACTCGATATTTGCCAACGCAATTTTCCCAAAGCATACGCCGAATTGAACCCCTCTTCAAACGATCAACAAATGCATTCTACGTTAAACCCACAACGTATCCG TAACGCTGTCAAGTGGTCCGACGACGACACACCCGAAAGTTCCAGCATACCCGATGAAAAGCCGTAA
- the LOC131268742 gene encoding uncharacterized protein LOC131268742 produces the protein MKCHVFWTSLVLLVRGLPVIPVAVSGRGSFASQLGREVGDLVAPCLGRVNNASGPWACLKQESLAAVERLSLAPRITLLDGVSLVRASTNGSAVAESLRYKTGLTWPNSVLEVLRRLLQSHILEVDLALGAPKPPQLLTLRFVGQNMPANIDRTEGRHRRRQQMIPMMIFGVTVFGMFIVPIAFQFLTALSGKAFLMAKLALLLASINGLKRVASTGVHYGLYHAVDQPYSAGPHHPPPPLHHPFGAGPMLYERTDGLGYAEGPRTDDGDVPVGAQFAPIFTRMKNRLFK, from the exons ATGAAGTGTCACGTATTCTGGACGTCCCTGGTCCTGCTGGTGCGGGGGCTTCCGGTGATTCCTGTTGCCGTGTCCGGGCGGGGTTCGTTTGCGAGCCAGCTCGGTCGGGAAGTTGGTGATCTGGTGGCGCCGTGCCTTGGCCGTGTGAACAACGCGTCTGGTCCCTGGGCATGCCTGAAGCAGGAAAGCCTTGCTGCCGTGGAACGGCTTTCCCTAGCACCGAGGATCACGCTGCTGGACGGTGTCAGTTTGGTGCGCGCCAGTACCAATGGATCGGCCGTGGCAGAGAGCCTGCGATACAAGACGGGTTTGACATGGCCCAACTCGGTGCTGGAAGTGTTGCGCCGTCTGCTGCAGTCCCACATCCTGGAAGTTGATCTGGCGCTGGGGGCACCGAAACCGCCTCAGCTGCTTACCTTGCGGTTCGTTGGACAGAACATGCCCGCCAACATCGATCGAACGGAAG GGCGCCATCGCCGCCGGCAGCAGATGATACCGATGATGATCTTCGGCGTGACGGTGTTCGGCATGTTCATCGTCCCAATCGCCTTCCAGTTCCTGACTGCCCTCAGCGGCAAGGCGTTCCTGATGGCGAAGCTGGCCCTACTGCTCGCCTCCATCAACGGCCTCAAACGG GTGGCGTCGACCGGAGTCCATTACGGTCTGTACCATGCGGTCGACCAGCCGTACTCCGCTGGCCCGCATCATCCGCCACCGCCGCTTCACCATCCGTTCGGGGCGGGACCGATGCTTTACGAGCGGACGGATGGCTTGGGCTACGCAGAAGGGCCTCGGACCGACGATGGCGACGTACCCGTTGGCGCTCAGTTTGCGCCAATTTTCACTCGCATGAAGAACCGTTTATTTAAGTAA
- the LOC131269672 gene encoding caspase Dronc-like isoform X1, with protein sequence MQRELTQRTECSNCALKGPKGCKMNNLHRQRIFNSMDKLIHYTNYTTLRNECIQRDMLSLDMVLRIESLAADETTRHKLMFEKITRRGPKAFNTLLDICQRNFPKAYAELNPSSNDQQMHSTLNPQRIRSVSCNVAPKPFLIRGALEIVDGKNYNFAAESVPEESKCTLQVHEDILPSFSVTLSSGPTTTHPKVPAYPMKSRNRGVAFIVNVITFVKDVHGKRNGADIDGQNLISLFQQLGFVVFYYENITMGDLKELFAKLKESDYLSCDCFAFYILSHGDHKKGSDFIYLHDNSILRVEDILTEFNTVNCTKLIRKPKLFFISICRGEQSDLGSFRLSTNTERDGMIDPRKQLPSNIATFCDMLVCYATVPGFAAHRDPSTGSWFVESMCRVWAEHAHDTDVEILMKLVGENAATYRTETAALQTICTEQRGFFKQLFLNPGYYERPEDTTA encoded by the exons ATGCAGCGAGAGCTTACACAGCGTACCGAGTGTAGCAATTGTGCATTGAAGGGTCCTAAAGGTTGCAAGATGAATAATTTACATCGACAAAGAATTTTCAATTCCATGGACAAACTTATCCATTACACCAACTATACGACTTTGCGTAATGAGTGCATCCAACGGGATATGCTTTCGCTGGACATGGTTCTCCGGATTGAG AGCTTAGCGGCGGACGAGACGACCAGGCATAAACTAATGTTTGAGAAGATCACTAGACGTGGTCCCAAGGCTTTCAATACACTACTCGATATTTGCCAACGCAATTTTCCCAAAGCATACGCCGAATTGAACCCCTCTTCAAACGATCAACAAATGCATTCTACGTTAAACCCACAACGTATCCGGTCAGTCAGTTGCAATGTTGCCCCTAAACCTTTCTTGATTCGCGGTGCACTCGAAATAGTGGACGGAAAAAATTATAACTTCGCAGCTGAATCAGTCCCCGAAGAGAGTAAATGTACGCTTCAAGTCCATGAAGATATTCTGCCTTCATTTTCAGTAACGCTGTCAAGTGGTCCGACGACGACACACCCGAAAGTTCCAGCATACCCGATGAAAAGCCGTAATAGAGGCGTTGCATTTATTGTAAATGTAATAACCTTCGTAAAGGACGTCcatggaaaaagaaatggagcTGATATCGATGGACAAAACTTAATTTCGCTGTTCCAGCAACTAGGATTTGTAgtattttactatgaaaacaTTACCATGGGG GACTTGAAAGAATTATTTGCAAAACTGAAAGAGTCGGATTATTTATCATGCGACTGTTTTGCATTCTACATTCTTTCCCATGGCGACCATAAGAAAGGCagcgattttatttatttacatgaTAATTCAATCCTCCGGGTTGAGGACATATTGACTGAATTTAACACAGTGAATTGTACTAAACTGATTCGTAAGCCAAAACTCTTCTTCATATCCATATGTCG TGGAGAGCAGTCGGACCTTGGTTCGTTCCGCCTGTCAACCAATACTGAACGCGATGGCATGATAGATCCACGAAAACAATTGCCATCGAATATCGCTACGTTCTGCGATATGCTGGTATGCTATGCTACGGTACCAGGTTTTGCTGCTCACCGTGACCCGAGCACTGGATCATGGTTCGTTGAAAGCATGTGCCGAGTATGGGCAGAACATGCGCACGATACGGATGTAGAGATTTTGATGAAGTTGGTGGGAGAAAATGCCGCCACATATCGAACTGAAACGGCGGCACTACAAACTATATGCACTGAGCAAAgaggattttttaaacaactttttttaaacccGGGCTACTATGAACGACCCGAAGATACAACGGCCTGA